The Populus nigra chromosome 14, ddPopNigr1.1, whole genome shotgun sequence genome has a segment encoding these proteins:
- the LOC133672453 gene encoding uncharacterized protein LOC133672453: protein MADTVQYKLERMVDELDDLERKGIFTRQEIAEIVKQRRKFEYRLKRPSPLKQDFLAYIDYETQLDSLRRLRKKSVARELEKQGDKRRRRNKKSVSDFAGISRIVEIYRIAVMRFKGDLDLWFRYLEFCKDKKNGRMKKVLAQLIRFHPKVPGVWIYAAAWEFDHNLNVSAARALMQNGLRVCPHSEDLWVEYLRMELTYLNKLRVRKVALGEEKENVVRDYDMLLDEERGNDDGSNAGTEVSEKKVDLFREKGLLILQTIYTGAVEALPSSFGLRKRLLEILEATDLTHSEEMHKEMLSDMKRDFSREPEYWDWLARLEMTDSKSMSEMSVTLALPQFQKAIQVYEEALQFVPSPMMFNLYIKFLMDAIAPKGGENDPSKVSSPTEDYISHLLVVYEKADVVGYMTEDLACQYVSFYLQLGRFDEARKLADRLCSGKLSDSEKLWILRASMEIKSFNDDTSAPSKDDFQYVLGLLRSALTKVSISQAEDLWLMALNFFAKQKKYLDKLVEMSLISVAKDGGSDDGFSLSSAIVNFMLQKDGIHKARKTYKRFLALPHPGLALYRCCIELEVNLASVGDKDCLANARKLYESALATYGQDVTLWQNYHSMEIKLGTSETANAVCWRARKTLKNSAAFVAAPDLY from the exons ATGGCGGACACAGTCCAATACAAGCTCGAACGGATGGTCGACGAGCTAGACGACCTAGAACGTAAAGGCATATTCACGCGGCAAGAAATAGCAGAGATAgtgaaacaaagaagaaaatttgagtACAGATTGAAGAGGCCAAGTCCTTTAAAGCAAGATTTCTTAGCATATATTGATTACGAGACTCAACTTGACTCACTACGTAGACTACGAAAGAAATCAGTGGCGCGCGAGCTGGAGAAGCAAGGGGataagaggaggaggagaaataaAAAGTCTGTTTCTGATTTTGCTGGGATTTCAAGGATTGTTGAGATTTATAGAATTGCTGTTATGAGGTTTAAGGGAGATTTAGATCTTTGGTTTAGGTATTTGGAGTTTTGTAAGGATAAAAAGAATGGAAGAATGAAAAAG GTTTTGGCTCAATTAATTCGGTTTCATCCAAAGGTGCCTGGAGTTTGGATTTATGCTGCAGCTTGGGAATTTGATCATAACTTGAATGTTTCAGCTGCTCGTGCTCTTATGCAGAATGGTTTGAGGGTATGCCCACATTCAGAGGATCTTTGGGTAGAGTATCTTCGGATGGAATTGACATATCTTAACAAGTTAAGGGTGCGGAAGGTAGCGCTCGGAGAGGAGAAGGAAAATGTGGTTCGTGATTACGATATGTTGCTTGATGAAGAAAGAGGAAATGATGATGGATCAAATGCTGGTACTGAGGTGTCAGAGAAGAAAGTGGATTTGTTTCGAGAGAAAGGTTTGCTCATTCTTCAGACAATCTATACTGGAGCTGTTGAAGCTCTACCTTCTAGTTTTGGCTTGAGAAAGAGGTTATTAGAGATACTGGAAGCAACAGACTTGACTCATTCAGAAGAAATGCATAAGGAGATGCTAAGTGATATGAAAAGAGACTTTTCCAGAGAACCAGAATATTGGGACTGGCTTGCAAGACTTGAAATGACTGATTCTAAGAGTATGTCAGAGATGAGCGTAACTCTAGCGCTTCCTCAGTTTCAAAAGGCAATTCAG GTGTATGAGGAGGCTTTACAATTTGTGCCTTCTCCAATgatgtttaatttatatataaagtttttgaTGGATGCTATTGCTCCCAAAGGAGGAGAAAATGATCCTTCTAAGGTCTCCAGCCCCACTGAAGATTATATTTCACACCTTTTGGTGGTATACGAGAAGGCTGACGTGGTGGGATACATGACTGAGGATCTTGCTTGTCAATATGTTTCATTTTACCTGCAACTTGGTAGGTTTGATGAAGCCAGAAAACTTGCAGACAGGCTTTGCAGCGGAAAACTCTCAGATTCAGAAAAGTTGTGGATTTTAAGGGCCTCTATggaaataaaatcttttaatgaTGATACTTCTGCACCAAGTAAGGATGATTTCCAATATGTGTTAGGACTCCTTAGAAGTGCATTGACTAAAGTGTCAATATCACAAGCTGAGGACTTATGGCTAATG GCACTCaatttttttgcaaaacaaaagaaatatctGGACAAGCTGGTTGAGATGTCTCTTATCTCAGTAGCCAAAGATGGTGGTAGTGATGATGGATTTTCCCTCTCTTCTGCTATTGTAAATTTTATGCTTCAGAAGGAtggaattcataaagcaagaaagaCATATAAGCG ATTTCTCGCACTACCCCATCCTGGTCTTGCTTTGTACAGATGTTGCATCGAGTTGGAAGTGAACCTTGCATCTGTTGGTGATAAGGATTGCCTTGCAAATGCCCGAAAATTATATGAATCTGCACTCGCAACTTATGGCCAAGATGTGACCTTGTGGCAAAATTACCACTCGATGGAGATTAAG TTGGGAACATCGGAAACAGCAAATGCTGTTTGTTGGCGTGCACGGAAGACACTCAAAAACTCTGCTGCATTTGTTGCTGCTCCAGATTTGTACTAA
- the LOC133672681 gene encoding mitogen-activated protein kinase kinase kinase 5-like, with the protein MATDENFSSARRGHGSRFSWNNPRGLRIGGGGGYDCRDRPRISRQKNLGHLIDQDLPGHQKQVAPPDHHVDSGALSRSTSASVAVPLPLPLPVPSGDGDSRFPSPKERIRDGFRERERDRGDRIGEGLYPSNSPISSVFAGRNMKKMAERLDTRSSRTVRPDFSSAQSSRDNFEINIPIRSAPTSPFASPVHSPPRTSSTAGMFPYYRMIAREHKVWSAPEMATLDTPGLPPPAFMDVSAFSNDSSPLQSPSNISPRRRARSPTGPLSPLTSRSSIESSAARRESNANFEVHPLPLPPGAAVPSPSVPVPIALHKPEFPSMKSQWQKGKLIGRGTFGSVYVASNRETGALCAMKEVEMFPDDPKSAESIKQLEQEIKVLSQLKHPNIVQYYGSEVVDDKFYIYLEYVHPGSINKYVHEHCGAITESVVSNFSRHIVSGLAYLHSMKTIHRDIKGANLLVDASGVVKLADFGMAKLLTGQAADLSLKGSPYWMAPELMQAVMQKDVSSDLALAVDIWSLGCTIIEMFTGKPPWSEYEGAAAMFKVMRDSPGIPEILSPEGKDFLRCCFRRNPAERPTAAMLLDHRWLKNCQHVNVSYTIQSINGIKLTDISQSRRASEFKSDHLPGLPSSKGTKGKATSDSYMHYSFSPARLSNDLAMKLPT; encoded by the exons atGGCCACGGATGAAAATTTCTCTTCGGCGAGGAGAGGTCATGGCAGTCGTTTTAGTTGGAATAATCCTCGTGGTTTGAGGataggtggtggtggtggttatgATTGCCGTGACAGGCCTAGAATTTCAAGGCAAAAGAATCTGGGACATTTGATCGATCAAGACCTTCCAGGTCATCAAAAACAGGTGGCACCACCGGATCATCATGTGGATTCAGGTGCCCTTTCGAGGTCAACTTCGGCTTCAGTTGCTGTTCCATTGCCGCTTCCATTGCCGGTGCCTTCTGGGGATGGGGATTCGAGGTTTCCTTCGCCCAAGGAGAGGATTCGAGATGGTTTtagggaaagagagagagacagaggtGATAGGATTGGAGAGGGATTATATCCTTCGAATTCTCCTATTTCTAG TGTTTTTGCTGGTcgaaacatgaagaaaatggcTGAGCGTTTAGACACTCGGTCATCCAGGACGGTGCGTCCAGATTTCAGTTCTGCACAGAGTTCTCGAGACAACTTCGAGATCAATATTCCTATTAGGAGTGCTCCTACTAGTCCATTTGCAAGCCCTGTTCATAGCCCACCAAGAACGAGTAGCACTGCTGGTATGTTTCCTTACTACCGCATGATTGCTAGAGAACACAAAGTGTGGTCTGCACCAGAGATGGCAACATTAGACACACCTGGGCTTCCTCCTCCAGCATTCATGGATGTCAGTGCTTTTAGTAATGACAGTTCTCCTCTTCAAAGTCCATCAAATATAAGTCCCCGCCGGAGAGCCAGAAGCCCAACTGGACCTTTATCGCCATTGACTTCCAGGTCATCAATCGAAAGCTCAGCTGCACGGCGTGAAAGTAATGCTAATTTTGAGGTCCACCCATTACCTCTTCCTCCAGGAGCAGCTGTCCCTTCGCCATCAGTGCCAGTGCCTATAGCTCTACATAAACCAGAGTTCCCATCTATGAAAAGTCAGTGGCAGAAGGGGAAGCTTATTGGACGCGGTACATTTGGAAGTGTTTATGTTGCCAGCAATAG GGAAACTGGGGCATTATGTGCAATGAAGGAAGTGGAAATGTTTCCTGATGACCCGAAATCTGCCGAGTCTATAAAGCAATTAGAACAG GAAATTAAAGTTCTTAGCCAGCTGAAGCATCCAAACATTGTGCAGTATTATGGTAGTGAAGTA GTTGATGACAAATTCTATATATATCTGGAGTATGTTCATCCGGGTTCAATCAATAAATACGTACATGAACATTGTGGAGCCATAACAGAAAGTGTTGTTAGTAATTTTAGTCGCCATATCGTCTCTGGGCTAGCTTACTTACACAGCATGAAGACAATACACAG GGATATAAAAGGGGCTAATTTGCTTGTTGATGCATCTGGAGTTGTGAAGCTTGCGGACTTTGGAATGGCAAAACTT CTTACTGGACAAGCAGCTGATCTTTCTCTCAAGGGAAGCCCTTACTGGATGGCTCCTGAG CTCATGCAAGCTGTAATGCAAAAGGATGTTAGCTCCGACCTTGCTCTTGCTGTTGATATTTGGAGTTTGGGATGTACTATTATTGAAATGTTCACTGGGAAACCTCCTTGGAGCGAGTATGAGGGG GCTGCAGCCATGTTTAAAGTGATGAGGGATAGCCCAGGTATACCTGAAATATTATCACCTGAGGGCAAGGATTTTTTGCGCTGTTGCTTTCGAAGAAACCCAGCAGAGAGACCAACAGCTGCCATGCTACTAGATCATCGGTGGTTGAAAAACTGTCAGCACGTCAATGTCTCATATACCATCCAGTCAATCAATGGGATAAAATTGACT GATATATCCCAAAGTCGAAGAGCATCTGAATTCAAGTCTGATCATCTACCAGGATTACCAAGCTCAAAAGGTACCAAAGGAAAGGCGACTTCTGACAG CTACATGCATTATTCTTTTTCTCCAGCAAGACTGTCCAACGACCTCGCCATGAAACTTCCAACTTAA